Within the Rosa rugosa chromosome 2, drRosRugo1.1, whole genome shotgun sequence genome, the region AAAAGAATGAGAGGAAAAGTTGCCAAAAAAAGATACGACTTGAGAATTAAGAACAGGACAAACAAGTAGAAAAGCATTAAGAACACTGAGATAATATTCAGAATACGTCTTGAGAATTAACCAGCACCACAAGGACATAATTTAATTAGGCCACCGTACTTGAACTCGGTCCTGACTTACGTACGCTAAAGAGAGTCGATAAGAAACTCTGCAATGAAATTGAAACTGACTGTAGATTCATCTTCTATCGACAAAAGATGGTGCTTGTAAAACTTTAGAACATACTACCCTGACAAATTCAACTTGACAATTCACTGAACCCCTTTGAAACATTAAAGATTCCTTGTATAACAACTTCTCTTTTCTGTATTGGAAACGTGTGTAAATTGTCATCTTGTCCAAAACTCTACCATTCCTTAACAAGTACTTTGCTGCTTCCATCTCAACTTGACATCCCTCAAATCCTCGTATAGGGATAGTCTTGAGGTGTGACAATAAACAAAACGGCACAAACTCTGGTAGAGAAAGTTCTTCATGACTTAGGAACCACTGACAATTATGTAAAAGAAAGACTGGAATGAGAATCTTTTAAGAGATGCAAGTTGATATCACGTAAATATTGATTTTACTTACATAGTCAATGTCAAGACATTCCAGATTAGGAAATTTCTGGAGTGACTCTGTTAGCAATCTCCCATAATTGCAATCACGAAGATGCAGCTTCAAATGGTTCAAGTATTCAAAAGTAGGCAGCAAACAACCCTTCATGAAAAATAGATCGGTCAAACAGAAAATCAATCATGTGGAAATTAAACATATCTTTATGCTTTCATACTCTGTTCCATATCATAAAATGCCTATATGAAGGCAATAGAAGTCTCCCAATCGATAACACTATGTTTAGGTAAGCACATTACCAATATGAATTGGATAAAATGGATGAAGGAGTGGTATTCCAATTCTTCCACATTAATTGGCTTTGCACCAACTCCTCTAATCCTTTCTATCAGAGTAAGAACAAGTTAGGACATACCTCAAAATTATCTTCTGTAAGAGACAAGTAACAGAAATTCCTTGAAGAAGTTGAATTGCACGATCAGGCTGTTCTTTTGCACACTGTCGTCCGAGATACATTTCGGCTTTGACTAGGGATTTTGCATTCTCCAAAGTAAAATTTGTCAACTTTTCCTTCACGAGTTCAAGGCTTTCAAGATTTTGAGCTTTAATGGAAAACTTGTACTCATGATCATCACAGTCATCACCATCTTTGACCCACAAATGCATTCTTAGTTTCTTCAGTTTCGGTGCAGAGATGTAGACATTCAAATCTTCCTTTTGTCCAAGAGTAGCATTTATAACCAAATCTTCAAGTACTGGAAAGTGAGAAAAAAGCTTTTCCATTGAATACTTGCGAGGATGATGAACTGAAACATTTAGCATCTTGAGGCTTGGGAAGTAGTTCCTTGGCATAGGAAGATGACCGATAATAAAATTTGACCCAAGCTTCAATACCTCCAGTGTATTACTCTCGAAAAGGCTCCTAGGTAACCCAAAATCATTTCCGTCTGGAAAGAACTCAATATTCAGGTCAAGTTCAACAAGATTACGCCCAATGGCAGTGTCAATCCAGCGCCAAATACGAGAGTGATATCTATCACGCCTTCGTTCTGCATTGAACTTTTCAATGTATGATTCCCACTCAAAGTCGATATCACGCGAACATTCAAGTTTGAGCTTTTGGATGTTTGATGAGCCACGAAAGTCAAGGACCCAATTAACAAACCTTTCAAAATGAACAAGTCTGTAGAACTCTTCGTCTTCGAAGTCTAGATTGGGAACCAAAGTCCATTTGTTGTTCCACCTCTTTGACAGAATCGTGGTCCTCACAGCACAGTTTGTCCCGAGGAAGGAAAGTATGTGACAAATAACTTCATCTGGTAGTGCACTCAACCTATCTTCAACTCTTGCTTGAAGCTTTGACATTGAATCCATTTTATAATCTGAAGTTTATTTAGACAACACTCAGGCTACAACTCCTATTGTAAGCTTATAGAGCTTCTAAGTATATAACTTCACAGCATTTCAGTTAAAACTTTAGCAACATTCTTAGTTCTTATGTGTTCTGTATGGTTACTTAAGCAACAAAAAGGGGTACTTCTGTGTCTTCTGTCATATAAGTAATCAAAAGCTGTGGAGAAAAGTACTTCTGAGTTTTCTAGGTACACAAATAGATAATAAGCAATCAAAAGCTGCGGAGAAAGTACCTTATAAGATGTCCCAGGAAGGAAAATACTGGCGAAGAAAAATGACCAGCGTCTTCAAAGATTCGACCTTTTCTCTTTGGTGGCTTTGGGTAGTGGGTAACAAGGCGGGAGTGCACATGTAAAATGGCTGGAAAGGGAAAGAAAATAGATAAAAACAGGATTTGATGTTGAACAATTGGGGCTAACAGAGATAAATGAGCACGGGAGTTTATAttttataatttgtttattcCTTGCATGTCTACTGCCTCTTAAAAGTGCAAAGCAAACATGCGAGGAGCATATTTCAAAGAATACAACGCTGTTATCTATATAATCCAACTCCATCCCAGATACAGCTTTCACATTGCTCCACATTTTCTGACTAGAAACAATTGGATACAATGGATTAGAGAACGAAATGAACTGGTAATTCGTGATCTAATTTTGACTAGAAATGAAGTTGCAAAAGCCAAGAACTAAAGGGTACAAATGCTCGTCATTAGGTTTGAATTCTCAGATTAAATAAAGTGAGTCATTGTCTTAATTCCTCAGACACCCAGGGTCGGAAGATAGCTGGATCTAAGCTGGTACTAGACTGGTGATGGTTCAAGTCCTAATGATGGTACTCGATTCCAATGTTAAAATAAAGTCGGTGTATCACAATCTTCTACCATCATTATTATCATTTATCAACAGAGACTATCAAATCTATCCTCATTGTTTCATAAAACAAGCTGAGTGCCTGAGTTCTTCAAGAAACACGGAAGAAATATAATAAAAACAAGAAGGGAAAGCAGAAAGTTAGTTTTTGTTCCATCATAATCGAACTCACCCCTGAGTTACATATGCTTGCAATGAAATTGAAACTGAATGTAGTATTCATCTTTTATTACCAAAGACGGTGCTTGTACAACTTAGAACAAACCTGGAATTGAACTTTGAAGGAGTCCTATTTCATTTCGACAAATTCAACTTGACAATTCAGTGAACCCCTTTGAAACATCAAAAATTCCTTATACAACACCTCCATTTTGTTGTGCAGGGAATAAGTATCAATTGTCATCTTTTTCAAAACTCTACCATTCTGTAACAAGTACTTGGCCGCTTCCATCTCAACTTGATGTCCCTCAAACCCCCTTATAGAGATAGTCTTGAGACATGACAACAAACAAAACGGCACAAACTCCGGTAGATAAAGTTCTTTCTGACTTAGGGACCTCTGCTGATTGTGAAAGTAAAACTGGAATGAGAACTTTGAAGAGATTCACATTTGTATAATCTTGCACAAGTATAAAAAGATTTTACTTACATATTCAATGTCAAGATATTCCAGATTAGGAAACTTCTTGAGCGACTCTGTTAGCAACCTCCCGTAATTGCAATCACAAAGACACAGCTTCAAATGGTTCAGGTTACCAAAAGTAGGCAGAGAACAACCCTTCATGAAAGATAAATCGAGCAAACAGAAAATCATGTATAAAGTAATCATATCTTTATGCCTTATTATTCTGTTTCAAATCATACTAACACTATGGTTTGTAGAATGTAAGGATAATACAGGTATGATTGCAAAAGAAGGGATAAAAGAGAGGGTGGTATACATCACTAATGTTGTTTGAACATCAAGTAAAGGTGAGCAACTCTTCCACATTTTTTGGCTTTGGATGTACTCATTTAATCCTTTCTATCATAGTGTAAAGGTCTATAGGACCAAGTAAGAACATACCTCAAAAGTATTATCTCTGAGAGACAGGTACTTGACATTGGAAATTCCTTCAGGAAGTGCAATTGCATGATCAGGATTTCCTTCTGCATAACGCCCTATGAGATCAACTTCAGCTTTGACTAGGGAGTTTGGAGTTTCCAAAGTAAAATTTATAAAATTATCTTGCATGAGATCAAGGTTTTCAAGATTTGGAGCTTTAATGTAAAAACAGTGCTCATGATAATCACATTTGTCAACCTCCAAATATATTCTTAACGTCTTCAGTTTAGGTGCAGAGATGTTGATATTCAAATCTTCCTTTTGCCCAAGAATTCCATCTATAGCCAAATCTTCAAGTACTGGAAAGTGACAAAAAAACTTTTCCATTGAATACTTGTGAGGATGGTGAACTGAAACATTTAGCATCTTGAGGCTTGGGAAGTAGTTCCTTGGCATAGGAAGGTAACTGA harbors:
- the LOC133728707 gene encoding putative FBD-associated F-box protein At5g53635, whose product is MPRNYFPSLKMLNVSVHHPHKYSMEKFFCHFPVLEDLAIDGILGQKEDLNINISAPKLKTLRIYLEVDKCDYHEHCFYIKAPNLENLDLMQDNFINFTLETPNSLVKAEVDLIGRYAEGNPDHAIALPEGISNVKYLSLRDNTFEGCSLPTFGNLNHLKLCLCDCNYGRLLTESLKKFPNLEYLDIEYRSLSQKELYLPEFVPFCLLSCLKTISIRGFEGHQVEMEAAKYLLQNGRVLKKMTIDTYSLHNKMEVLYKEFLMFQRGSLNCQVEFVEMK